AGATTGCAATTAGAACAGCATCAAAGGCTGATCTGAATGGATATGAAACCCAACTGACTACTTGTATGTCATCAGCTGATCTGAGGACCACATGGGCTGCTCTTTCCAGCCAGTACTCTGAAGAATATGAACAATGTATGGGAAGCATCATGGCTGGTGAAAAAGGTATAATGGTTGATTTTTTCCACTGAAAATGGTATGTTGAGAACTATATATAATGTCATGACATGAATTCTCAGACGCATGTGGTTCAACTGTTTTCTGCAGTGGAGGAATTCAATTATGAAGACCTGTGTAGAGCACTTGAGCTACTGTCAGATTTTGAGAAAAAGTCGAATTCGAGAGTAATCGAGTCCGGCGTACTGAAAGGCTTAAATCTAGAGGACATAAATTGGGCCGGTGAACACCTCGTTCTCCAAGATGGTTGCAAAGGATTTTTCCAAGAGATGGTAAAATGTGAAAATCTGAAGACAGATGTTCATGTACTATCATACTGTTGGTGTGGTGATCTCATACGGGCTGCTTTTTCATCAGGTATGGTTTATGCAGCATATTAATCCGCAATTATACTCTCATATTAATTGATCTATATTTCACGCCATACACCTTTCATGTCCCTGcacatcaatttttaagttGGAATGTATACTTCATTTCATCTCCCATGTTGACAATATACCTTGAATGTATTGATGAAACATGAAAATACAGTTCCAAAAATTGCAAAGAAGTAACACGTTTACATGTTTAGTGCCTTGTATCTTAATGCTACATTATGACTTGATGCACGGTTCTGATATCATTTTCTTTGGTGTTGAGCAGGGGAGTTGAATGTTAAGAATGTTCATTCAAATGAGTTGGAATATGAAGAATTAGTCACCACAGGTGATATCATCAAGAAGGTGGAGTCTCCCATGGAAAAGCTTCGAGTGTTCAATGACATTACAGAGGGCAGTAGCAAACTTGGCGAGCACTTCACAGTTTATGTTGGAGGTTCAGTGGGTGATTTACTTTGCCTGCTGAAGGCAGATATCGGGATCGTGATTGGTTGGGACTCCAGTCTAAGGAGGGTGGGAGATCATTTTGGTATATCTTTTGTCCCTTTATTCTCTGGCTTAGTCACGAAACAGAAAGAACTAACCAAGGGCTGCACTTCAAATTGGAAGGGCGGCCCTTCTAGCACTCTTTACACTGTATCTAGCTGGGCTGAGATACATGCTTTCCTTTTGGGGTTATAGCCATAGGGTAGAGACCTCTCCACAGACAACAAATAAAGCAATAAGCATAAAACATAGAATGAAAACAATAACATATGCTAAGATAATTCTGTTTGGTGGTTACATTTTACCAATTACCAATTACCAGTGTTCGGCCCTTATCATCTATTTTTCGATCAAGGACTGGCTTTCAAATATGAACCATCCCATGCTAGGGAccgaatgtcctatgctagttAGCTTAATCAGGCAGTAAAGGCACTTTGcaccttttgttttttcttacGTTTCCCCCATTTTGGTTCACCCCTCGTGTGGTGCAttatgcttcttcttcttcttttttatcaaTAGTGTTCTTTTATAACTTAGGAtatgtttgatagcatttagttggaaaagaaaatattttccaacttacaagaaaaacaaaaaccacccctCCTAGAAgcaatttttcatgaaaaatagagCAAAACATGTTTTAAAGGATTGTACCAGCaaaaatggaattcaattcttcggatgtgatattttttataaaattttcatgtCATCAAACACACCTCTTAACACCTCTTATTGTTGAGTGTGAGAATTGAATTGAGAAAGGGGGATAAAAGTGTCGTCCTCTTTCCTCTAGAGGCTTCGGAATTGTCTCGGTTTCCTGGTTTCAAAGGTTGATTTCAGATGAACCAACTAGGCAATTGTGAGCATAATGAACGGGTATCTGCCTTTAAGGGCCTTTTATTCCACCCCACAGAtgcttcttttttcctttcttctcatGCCACGTTGTGAAGACCCCTATGTAAAACCATGAAGATGGTGATTGAAAGTGGAAAGAGATTATTTATGATTTCAATTGTCTTATTGTTAATGACTTGACGTAGTCCCAGTTGTTGATTTAGagttttatgatatatatatatatatatatattaattataagttCAATTCTTTCTTCAACCTTTTCTACATGGTTTAGCACAAAGGGCTTATTTCAGTTTAGCGATCATAAAAGTAGTATATGATAACTGAGtgtattgttatatttattaatattaaaagtaCGTTAGaagaatttgataaataattttttgttgtgttGTAGATAtgtaaaatagcaaaaaaaattaatgatttcaCCAAAAGTGATTATGCTTTTACTAGAACAAAGGAACAAAAGAcagttaaatttatatttttgtctttacattttcatttttttttctcttttgtgcttatttaaattttttgttgttgtgatTATATGgttaaacttgattttttagtcaatttaactattatattttgattttttttcgtgtaataatttaaaatttttgttattttaaatacattcttgaatttatatttttaaattaatttaatttttatatttttatgtataaaaaaataaaataatataataaagcacaCATTCTGTTTAATTGaaatatagagattaaattaatttaaaaatataaatttaattatataattaaaataataaaaaatttaaattattatgtaaaaaaaattattaaaatataaggaTTAAATTGATACTAAAATATAGATtcagaaatataattaaaataattaaaaatttaaatgatgataaaaaaatataaaaataaaaatattaattttgtctataaaaaaaattggcttcTCTAAAAAGTAGTGGCAGGGTAGAGATCCTGCCTAgacttttaatttctaatacAGGCCACAAACTACAAGTCGGAGCCCAGTCTTAACCGGTTAAGCCCGATTCAAAATGGGCGGCCCAAATTGCACCTACAAAGGACatctattatgattttttttttttttcttttttgaagctTAGCTTAAAAGGAAGAGCTATGCCTATGCTAAGCAAGCAGCGTATAAACAGCACTTAGAAGGGCAGATCCGGAAAGAACTTTGTAATCAATTAAGGGTTAAAAGAAGGTGTAgaaactataaatatatatatatatttgtggttGGTGAGGTGGGTCCCTGGGGCAACATGAATACCACCCCTGATGCATGTGCCACATGTGCAAACACCATGACTAATTGGCTACTAATATatagtaataacaataataataatataataataatacatgaaTCCAATCATGTCAATTTCtaatcatatttatatatttgtaaatgtAAATGCTTGGTTTGTGGCCACATAATGCCATGTGGAGAGAGCTTCCCTTCTTCAACCATTATTAGTCTCATCATAATcctatttaatattttcttcaataatCATGTATCTCcttaattagtatttattaattaaaatataagttaaaaaaatagaatataaaaaatattttagataaaaatatttttcattatatttgttaaatttatttaacaattcaTTGAAAAGAAGTTACGAGATTTCTTATTTGAGAttgttcagataaatttatttaggaccttttaaaaaattaaaaataatattactttgataaaaattttaaaatattttttaattttatcttgattattttatattttaatttaaaaaatattttaaatttattttaatataattttaccttattaaattaatttctaaaggAGTGAgaggggtggggtggggggcaCATGGCCTTCCATAATCCACCTTCAGAGAGGGAGCAGCATCAGCTTATTAGATAATAATTAATAGCATTGGCATGGCATGGTGACACCCAACATTCAcctctttcttttgttattttatttatttatttcaacaaGCCCCACATGGGTTCATGTGAAATTAGGCAGTTTATTCTGTTAAACAGATGGGgacaatatttttttcatattaatttatttttgttctgaATTATTGCAATTGCATTTGGTGTGGTCTTCCtcaccttttcttcttcttcttctactactGCTGATGagctaaaatttattaactaattacCCAATAATATGAACAAATAATGTTGATTGGGGTTGGAGTTAGGGTTGATAACATCACAATCACATGCATGCAAGCATGATTGTGATTTGATGAGTGAATACACACACATGCACCACATCCATAAATATATagcaaattgattaattttgatgGTGGGTGGGTCCCAAAGCCTATTGATGTGGCTTGAATCACAATTCATCAATCTTTGTCATACTTGGAAGTCACCCTAagaagatctctctctctctctctctctctctctctctctctctctatatatatatatatatatatggcccaAATTCATCTTTTTATTCTTGTACAAAAATATAGGTTTAgcctatgtatatatgtatatatatggacgacatatatatatatatatttgaagaaATGTGGCACAAAATAATATAACCCATTTGTAAAAAGGTTGTAAATTAACTTAATATCATTTTAACATAGAGTTGAAACATATTGAAAGATGTCATGTTTTGTTTTTGGGCATATTTAGTATGAATTATCTGAGTATTAGCAAGTTAGAAATTAAACCCATTAAGCTACAGCCTTAATGTAtggtaacaaaaaaaaaaaaaaaaattattcttacatttgtatcatttgAGATGAAAGAGAGATCACAGGGaaaaggaatggatgattgCTTATTATTGGCAACTTGAAGTTGACCATCAACGGcagaaagaggagaagaagaaagaagaggggGATATCAGTACTACTGTAAGAACACATTCTCTCCTCCATGCTTAATGTCGGATTCACTCCCAATAAACTCCAAATGTTCCAGTCATCACTCGCATATTACCAGCTAGCTGTTGCAGACCCCAAGATCTGACCCACCTCCATATCTGTAATCAAtcccaataaaaaatttacttctTTTTTCTATTCCAATCCAAACTAATCAGCCATTCTTCTCGCatataactctctctctctctctagatttcTCTGGGGAAGAAAATGGTGGAAAAGTAAGGAATTTGCAAATCCTTacttgaagaagaagattatGAAGTTCCAAACAGTGTCTTGGCGGCGGCGGCTGCTGCTCTTCTACTGTTTCATTGGCTGTTGCTACTGTCTTGGCCATGTCAAGGCAATCTTGGCTGATGAAGCATCGGTTTTGGTATCGATAAGAGCAGGCCTAGTCGATCCTCTGAACCAGCTTGGAGATTGGAAGCTCACAGAAAATGGGGTGGAGGAAGCAGCAGCTTCAGTACACTGTAACTGGACTGGGGTTTGGTGCAACTCTGATGGAGCTGTGGAGAAGCTTGACCTCTCCCACTTCAATCTCAGCGGCACAGTTTCAGACGATATCCAGATGCTGCAAAGCCTCGCTTCGCTCAACCTCTGCTGCAATGGCCTCTCTTCCTCCTTGCCGACAGCCTTGTCCAATCTCACTGCACTGGAGAGCATTGATGTGAGCCAGAATTTCTTCGTTGGCAACTTCCCGGTGGGATTCGGAAGGGCAGCTGTACTGGCAAGGCTGAATGCTTCCAGCAACAGCTTCTCCGGCGACATTCCCGAGGATCTAGGCAATGCCACCTCGCTCGAGATGCTAGATCTTAGAGGCAACTTCTTCCAGGGCTCGATCCCGAGGTCTTTCAAGAACTTGAAGAAGCTGCAGTATCTAGGCCTGTCAGGGAACAATCTGACAGGCCGGTTGCCACCTGAGCTAGGCCAGCTTTTGTCGCTGCAGACCATGATCCTCGGCTACAATGGCTTCGAAGGTGAGATCCCGGCAGAGTTTGGGAACCTGACCAGTCTCCGGTATCTTGACTTGGCTGTTGGCAACCTTGGTGGCGGCATCCCGGCTGAACTGGGGAGGCTAAAGCTGTTAAACACAGTCTTCTTGTACAGAAACAACTTTGAAGGGAAAATTCCGGCGGAGATGGGCAACGTTACCTCGACACTACAAGTGTTGGACCTCTCCGACAATATGCTGTCAGGCGAAATCCCGGCTGAGCTGGCTCGGCTAAGGAACCTGCGGCTCCTCAATCTGATGTGCAACCAGTTGTCCGGGTCAGTTCCTTCTGCGCTTGGAGGATTGGCTCAACTGGAGGTGCTCGAGCTGTGGAACAATTCCCTGTCAGGCCCTTTGCCGGTTGATCTTGGCCGGAACTCGCCCCTCCAGTGGATGGACATATCATCCAATTCGTTCTCTGGTGAGATTCCGGCAACCTTGTGCAGTGGAGGTAACCTCACTAAGCTCCTCCTGTTCAACAATGGTTTCACCGGTCCAGTTCCCACCGGGATATCGACGTGTGCTTCGCTTGTTCGTGTTAGAATGCAGAACAATCTTCTCTCCGGCACAATCCCAGTTGGCTTTGGCAAACTTGGGAAGCTTCAGAGGCTGGAATTGGCCAATAACAGTCTCACAGGTCAGATCCCAAATGACATAGCTGCTTCTGCATCACTCTCTTTCATTGATTTCTCTCGAAATCGCCTCCAATCTTCGCTTCCTTCTTCCATCCTGTCCATTCCAAATCTGCAGAGCTTCATGGCCTCGGATAATAACATGGTGGGTGAAATCCCAGATCAATTCCAGGACTGTCCTTCACTCTCGGTGCTTGATCTCTCGTCCAACAATTTCACTGGAAGCATACCTGCTAGCATGGCTTCTTGTGAGAAATTGGTAACCTTGAATCTCCGAAACAATCAACTGACAGGTCCAATCCCGAGAGCCATTGCTGTGATGACTACACTAGCTGTTCTAGATCTATCCAACAACTCTCTGACCGGTGGCTTACCCAAAAATTTTGGGGACTCTCCAGCCTTGGAAATGCTCAATGTTTCTTACAACAAGCTAGAGGGTCCTGTTCCTGCCAATGGAATGCTTCGGACCATAAATCCAAATGATCTTGTAGGCAATGCCGGGCTCTGTGGCGGGGTGCTACCTCCATGCTCCCAAAACCTGGCTTATACATCAAAAGAAAAGAGCCTGCACTCGAAACACATCGTTGCAGGATGGATCATTGGGATGTCGTCTCTTCTGACTGCCATAGTCGCAGTCTTTGGAGCCCGGTCTCTGTACAACAGGCGGTACTCCAATGGAAGTTGCTTCAAGGAAATATTTGGAATGGGAAAAGGCGAGTGGCCATGGAGATTGATGGCATTCCAGAGACTTGGTTTCACAAGCAATGACATCCTAGCCTGCATCAAGGAATCAAATGTGATAGGGATGGGAGCAACTGGGATTGTGTACAAGGCCGAGATGCAGAGATTAAACACAGTTGTGGCGGTAAAGAAACTGTGGAGAACAGGAATCGATATCGAGATGGGAGGCAGTGAAGATCTGGTGGGGGAGGTCAATCTCCTGGGGGGTCTAAGGCATCGAAATATAGTAAGATTAGTTGGATTTCTTCACAATGATACTGATGCTATGATAGTCTATGAGTATATGCAGAATGGCAGCCTTGGAGAAGCTCTACATGGAAGACAAGGAGGGAGGCTGCTAGTAGACTGGGTTTCGCGATACAACATTGCAGTTGGGGTCGCCCAAGGGCTCGCCTATCTCCACCATGACTGCCGCCCACCTGTCATCCACCGGGATGTCAAGTCGAACAACATACTGCTCACTGCAAACCTCGAGGCAAGGATTGCCGATTTTGGGTTGGCAAGGATGATGCTTAACAAGAATGAGACAGTTTCTATGGTTGCTGGATCTTACGGATACATAGCCCCTGGTGAGTTACTACTTCTGCATTATTTTCGTGCACCAGAGGAAGTCTCTGTTGTTCTACCCTTCCCTTTTAACTCTGATTCCTAAATAACTACTTGAAGCAGAAAAAATAAAGTCACATTAATTATGGATCAGTTTCTTTCACAGCTAACAGTCTTATGTTCAAATAACTGTTTGGCAGAGTATGGATACACATTGAAAGTCGATGAGAAGAGCGATATATATAGCTATGGAGTTGTCCTAATGGAACTTCTAACAGGAAAACGACCATTGGACCCTGAGTTTGGAGAATCTGTCGACATAGTTGAATGGATTCGAATGAAGATTCGAGACAACAGATCTTTAGAAGAAGCTATAGACCCTAATGTAGGCAATTGTAAACATGTCCAGGAAGAGATGCTTTTAGTCCTTCAGATAGCGCTCCTTTGTACAGCCAAGCTGCCCAAGGACAGGCCATCCATGAGGGATGTCATAACAATGCTCGGAGAGGCAAAGCCTAGGAGAAAAAGCAGTAGCACTAGTGGCACTAATGTTATTGACAGAGAGAAGCCAGTCTTTAGCACATCACCAGTCAGTGGCATACTGTAAGATAAAAACTACTACTTTCCAGGCCATCATTTTGTTTGGCTCTTGTTTTGTATGTAAAAGTTTCTTCATTGAATTTGTAATTCGTAATTCTTCCTCAGCCTGGTTGTTTCTGGAGTAAGGAGATGTCCATTCTTATCACTAATGATGTTTCTTCTTTGTAAAGTAGCAAGTTTTCCAATTTCTTGCTAGCAAAAGATGAATGTCAGGACCATCCGGGAGCTTGGCTTCTTtatgtttctttgttttcttttataatgCCCagtaaagagaagaaaaagaagatgttACACAATCCACAGCTCAGAGTAAGTTTCCTGAATAACCAATCAACAATGCAAAAGTTCCAGAAGATTCCAAGTGATATACACAACCATGAAACTTTCTTTCCATTAGGTATAAAGTACCCATTTTTGCAACAAACTGAAAAACCATATCAGTTAAGCACTCCTTTGATTACAGTATCAGAAAGCACTTTTGGTGAACATGAATTTGTATGTGTAACACAGGGTACCAAGATGCTTCTTGCATCCAGACAAAAAGCCTTCTCAGAAGACTGGTATACAGCGTGTGAAAAGTATGAAGCCAAATATAGGaattcccaaaaaaaaagaaacaaaaaccatTAGTCATGCAGCACCAGTCATTACTTGAGCAAACTGCTCAGCCAATGCAATATCTCCTTTCCTTCTCCAAGTCCTCTCCATCTTACAGTAAATAAGCCAGAAATATAATGTAGTTATGCTCACTTTATCTTCCATTCTTTTCCTGAAACCTTGGTCCTGTGAAACAAGATATGAACCAAAAGATGAGATATATGCTATGTCATCTGTAGCATGACATTGCATGATATGTTTGAA
The Diospyros lotus cultivar Yz01 chromosome 12, ASM1463336v1, whole genome shotgun sequence DNA segment above includes these coding regions:
- the LOC127814190 gene encoding bifunctional TH2 protein, mitochondrial-like isoform X4; the protein is MRMVAAGEEGGGGEGEGIARRLWIKFNSESVFALYTPFVVCLASGVLDPQSFVRCISQDAFFLQAFARAYELAEEYADDEEDKDAIGKLRKRVLKRLDNRDDLVRKWKKLECEWSNHTLDFRALILLDLRNLSSCVVALVLPLIRKRFLFIHQIDCDLVHKIKEWGFDLPSERISVSATVKYTDFLLATASGKVEGEKSPEIAIRTASKADLNGYETQLTTCMSSADLRTTWAALSSQYSEEYEQCMGSIMAGEKVEEFNYEDLCRALELLSDFEKKSNSRVIESGVLKGLNLEDINWAGEHLVLQDGCKGFFQEMVKCENLKTDVHVLSYCWCGDLIRAAFSSGELNVKNVHSNELEYEELVTTGDIIKKVESPMEKLRVFNDITEGSSKLGEHFTVYVGGSVGDLLCLLKADIGIVIGWDSSLRRVGDHFGISFVPLFSGLVTKQKELTKGCTSNWKGGPSSTLYTVSSWAEIHAFLLGL
- the LOC127814189 gene encoding MDIS1-interacting receptor like kinase 1; this encodes MKFQTVSWRRRLLLFYCFIGCCYCLGHVKAILADEASVLVSIRAGLVDPLNQLGDWKLTENGVEEAAASVHCNWTGVWCNSDGAVEKLDLSHFNLSGTVSDDIQMLQSLASLNLCCNGLSSSLPTALSNLTALESIDVSQNFFVGNFPVGFGRAAVLARLNASSNSFSGDIPEDLGNATSLEMLDLRGNFFQGSIPRSFKNLKKLQYLGLSGNNLTGRLPPELGQLLSLQTMILGYNGFEGEIPAEFGNLTSLRYLDLAVGNLGGGIPAELGRLKLLNTVFLYRNNFEGKIPAEMGNVTSTLQVLDLSDNMLSGEIPAELARLRNLRLLNLMCNQLSGSVPSALGGLAQLEVLELWNNSLSGPLPVDLGRNSPLQWMDISSNSFSGEIPATLCSGGNLTKLLLFNNGFTGPVPTGISTCASLVRVRMQNNLLSGTIPVGFGKLGKLQRLELANNSLTGQIPNDIAASASLSFIDFSRNRLQSSLPSSILSIPNLQSFMASDNNMVGEIPDQFQDCPSLSVLDLSSNNFTGSIPASMASCEKLVTLNLRNNQLTGPIPRAIAVMTTLAVLDLSNNSLTGGLPKNFGDSPALEMLNVSYNKLEGPVPANGMLRTINPNDLVGNAGLCGGVLPPCSQNLAYTSKEKSLHSKHIVAGWIIGMSSLLTAIVAVFGARSLYNRRYSNGSCFKEIFGMGKGEWPWRLMAFQRLGFTSNDILACIKESNVIGMGATGIVYKAEMQRLNTVVAVKKLWRTGIDIEMGGSEDLVGEVNLLGGLRHRNIVRLVGFLHNDTDAMIVYEYMQNGSLGEALHGRQGGRLLVDWVSRYNIAVGVAQGLAYLHHDCRPPVIHRDVKSNNILLTANLEARIADFGLARMMLNKNETVSMVAGSYGYIAPEYGYTLKVDEKSDIYSYGVVLMELLTGKRPLDPEFGESVDIVEWIRMKIRDNRSLEEAIDPNVGNCKHVQEEMLLVLQIALLCTAKLPKDRPSMRDVITMLGEAKPRRKSSSTSGTNVIDREKPVFSTSPVSGIL